In Nitrosomonas stercoris, the genomic stretch ACATTTTTTGCTTACGATGCAGTATTCCCTGTGCAAAACCAACCAGATTTCTCCAAACATAGTGAAATATTGGATTATCTCCAATCGCAATTCTTTCTGATCGCACAACAAACTGACACCACCACGGGCGTAGCTGGATTACTGGCTTATCATCAACAAATGAGCGCCTTACGTCCATCTCTACCATATGAAATTGATGGCGTTGTTTACAAAGTTGATCAACTAGCACAGCAAGAACAGCTTGGCTATATTTCACGCGCACCTCGTTTTGCCTTGGCACATAAATTCCCGGCACAAGAAGTCAGCACAGAATTATTAGCAATTGAAATTCAAGTAGGTAGAACTGGCGCACTCACCCCAGTTGCTCGTCTAGCACCGGTTTTTGTAGGCGGCGTTACCGTGACCAATGCTACCTTACACAACGAAGATGAAATTCAGCGCAAGCAAATTATGATTGGCGACACTGTCATCATACGGCGCGCGGGCGATGTTATTCCGGAAGTAGTCAGTGTTATATTGGAAAAACGACCAGTTGATGCACATGCTTTTATCATGCCAGAGCATTGTCCGGTATGTGGCTCCAAAGCCGTGCGACTCCCTGGTGAAGCTGTGACCCGTTGTACTGGCGGTTTATATTGCCCAGCGCAGCGTAAACAGGCCATCTGGCATTTTGCTTCTCGCCGCGCGATGAATATTGATGGGCTAGGAGAAAAGCTGGTCGATCAACTCATCAGTAACGAATTAGTTCGTACGCCTGCTGATTTATATAAACTTGATACTGCCATGTTAGTTGGCTTGGAACGTATGGCAGAAAAGTCCGCCAACAATCTTATTACTGCGATTGAGCACAGCAAAAACACAACCTTAGCGCGTTTTATTTACGCACTGGGTATTCGTCACGTTGGCGAAACCACTGCTAAAACACTTGCTCATCAAATTGGTGATCTTGAGCAGTTAATGGCTATGAATGCCGAACAATTGCAGCAAATTCCAGATATTGGTCCTGTTGTTGCACGTAGTATTACTGACTTTTTTGCTGAAGCACATAATCGAACAGTCATTCAGCAACTGCTTGCTAGCGGATTACAATGGCCATCGTCAAACTCTACTGCGCACTCTTCATCTGCAATCAATGTAGCCGTCGCTGGAAGAACCTTTGTACTCACGGGTACACTAGCAAGCATGACACGCGAACAGGCTAAAAGCAGTATTGAACAGCAAGGCGGCAAAGTAACGGGTAGCGTCTCTGCTGCCACTAATTATGTTGTCGCGGGAGAAAAACCCGGAAGTAAACATGCACGCGCAGTCGAATTAGGCATCCCCATACTAGATGAAAACCAACTATTGTTATTATTACAAAGCACCCCAGAAAATGAATAAAAAAACAATTGATCACGCTATCATCCACTACGTTACAAATTGATGATTGTTACAATTAACTATAAAAAATACCTATAAAATTAATATGATTGCAATTATTGGTGGCAGACGTTTAAACAAATTAGCTTGCCTAAAAATCTCTCATCGACAAGTGGTGAGAACACCCTATGGAGAACCTTCTGGATCATTGTTTTTCGGCACAATTAATACGCAAGAAGTCGTGTTTCTGTCTCGCCATGGCCATGGCATTACTATTCCACCGCATGCGGTTAATTATCGCGCTAATATCTGGGCATTACACGCTCAACAAGTGAAAATGATTATCGCGGTGACTTCAGTCGCTGGCATCCATCAGGACATGCAACCTGGAAAGATTGTCATTCCTGATCAAATCATCGACTACACACACAGCCGTGCTGCGACTTTTCAAGATCGCTCCGATCAAATCATCAGCAATATTGATTTTACGCAACCTTATTGTCAGAAAGCACGCGCTAGTCTTTTACAGGCTGCTCAAACTGCAGGAGAATCTGTCATAGACGGTGGAGTTTATGCAGCTACCCAAGGCCCTAGATTTGAAACCGCAGCTGAAATCAATCGTCTTGAGCGTGATGGCGCAGACATGGTAGGGATGACCGGCATGCCTGAAGCTATTCTGGCAAGAGAACTAGACATTTCCTATGCAACTATTGCTGCCATTGCTAATTATGCCGCTGGACGAGGCACCAGCAAACAAGCTATCCCACTGCGTGCTGCGCATGAAACATTGGAAAACACTATGGTTAACGTTCGTAATATCTTGGAACATCTGGTGAGAAACAACAATGATTAAACCCGTATTGAAAATGGGAGATCCTCGCTTGCTGCAACCTGCTCAGCCAGTTGAACAATTCGATACCTCTGAATTGCAGGAATTATTGCAGGACATGCAAGATACTATGGCTGCACTCAACGGAGCAGGATTAGCTGCTCCTCAAATTGGCGTTGGTCTGCAAGTGGTGATATTCGGCGTTACGCACTCTCCACGCTATCCCAGTGCTGAAAGTGTTCCATTTACCGTACTAATCAACCCGACACTCACACCACTATCTAACGATCAAGAAGAAGATTGGGAGGGTTGCTTAAGTATTCCTGGTATGCGTGGCCTAGTTCCACGTTATACTCAGCTGCGTTACCAAGGTGTCGATGAAAAAGGTGGTGCTATTGATAGAACGGTATCAGGCTTTCACGCCCGTGTAGTGCAGCATGAATGTGATCATCTGCAAGGTATCCTTTATCCAATGCGCATTGATGACCTACGCAAGTTTGGCTATACCGACACGTTCTTTCCAGATCAAGCTATTATTGATGATTAAAAGAAAACTATCACTTTTGAAATCAGCATGACATCCACTTCTTCCTCTCACCCAGCCATTCCTCGGATTGGTTTTATTTCATTGGGTTGCCCCAAGGCAACTGTTGATTCTGAACGTATTTTGACATGCCTACGTGCGGAAGGATATTTGATTGCCCCCAATTATGCAGAAGCTGATTTGGTCGTGGTGAATACCTGTGGTTTTATTGATAGCGCTGTGACGGAATCATTAGAAACCATTGGTGAAGCATTAACTGAAAACGGCAAAGTAATTGTAACGGGCTGTTTGGGCACAAAGAAAGACATTATTCGGCAGGCGCACCCAAGCGTATTAGCAGTAACTGGCCCGCAAGCAACAGAAGAAGTAATGGCAGCTATTCACCAACACCTGCCAAAACCACATGACCCTTATTTAGATTTGGTGCCTCCACAGGGCATCAAGCTGACCCCCAAACATTACGCTTATCTCAAAATTTCTGAGGGCTGTAATCACCGTTGTACATTCTGCATTATTCCCAGTATGCGCGGAGATTTGGTCAGTCGATCAGCGCGCGATGTATTACTGGAAGCACAAAGCCTGGTCAATTCAGGCGTTAAAGAATTACTGATTATTTCGCAAGATACCAGTGCTTATGGCGTCGATATCAAATACCGTAGCGACTTCTGGCAAGGCAAGCCAATTCGTACCCGCATTACTGAACTGGCACAAGCACTGGGGGAATTTGGCATCTGGATTCGACTACATTATGTTTATCCCTATCCACATGTTGATGAGCTCATCCCACTAATGGCTGAGGGTAAGTTGTTACCTTACCTGGATATTCCATTTCAACACGCTAACGCACGCATTCTCAAATTGATGAAACGTCCAGCAAATAGTGAAAATGTGCTGGCACGTATTCAGCAATGGCGCGCTATTTGTCCAGATATCACATTACGCAGTACTTTTATCGTCGGTTTTCCTGGGGAAACTGAGGAAGAATTTGAAGAGTTGCTTGCTTTCCTGGAAGAAGCACAACTCGATCGTGTAGGAGCATTTACCTATTCTCCCGTGAAAGGGGCGACTGCTAATGCTTTGCCTAATCATACTCCTCCAGAAGTACAACAAGAACGTCTGGCGCGATTCATGCAGCAGCAAGAAAAAATCAGTAAACAACGGCTGGCAATGAAAAAAGGCCAGCAACTTAGAGTGCTGGTGGATACGGTGGATGAGCAAGGAGCAATTGCCAGAAGTTATGCAGATGCACCAGAAATTGATGGCGTTGTTTATATCAATAATGGCACGGATCTTAAGCCGGGTAGCTGGGTGGATGTACGTATTACTGACACAGATATTCATGATTTGTGGGCAGAAAAATTGCCATCTACCCCGATTCGTATCTAGCAATCTTCAAAACGAACTGCTCAGTTCCAGCTATTGGCAAAATGAGCGACTAAGAAAGCGTGAATCAGCCAATCCGAATCGCCAAGGCGTTTCTTTTGCCTTCGAAATCCCGATACGCGGCCCTGTTACTACAGTAACTGGTTCAGTGGCAGGAAGCAGCTGAAATGGCGGCCTATTCACAGCGGTGCCACTTTGCTCCATAGTAATTCCCAATGCCTGACACAGCCGCCCCGGACCAGCACAAAGCAACCGTACATTATCCATCCCACGCCGGGTACGCATTGTATCTATGCCAAACAATGGTTCTATTGCTCGAATCAACACACCGGCACCATGTCCAGGTGGACAGCACACAATGTTAAAACACCAATGTATGCCATATGATCGATAAACATAGGCATGACAAGGGGGCCCGAACATCACTTGGTTGCGTGGTGTAATACCGCCAAAACAATGAGAAGCAGGATCATCATGATCATAAGCTTCTACTTCTACGATGCGCCCTCCCACTCCATTCAGTGTCAATATGACACCAATCAAAGCAGGCGCTACTTCTGCTGCTGGTGCTGAAAAATCGATATCAAGGGAAGAAGCAGAGTTCATATACTAAATTAAGATCCAACACCATCACAGTAACTGTTCAATATCGCCAACCAACGCTTTAGGTTGATCTATCGGTGCGTAGCGCCGTACAACCCGACCTGTTTTATCAACCAAAAATTTAGTGAAATTCCATTTGATACGCTTAGAACCCAGTAAACCTGGCTGTTCACTTTTTAAGTATTGGTAAAGTGGATGGGCATCTTTACCATTTACCTCAATCTTGGCAAACAAGGGAAAGCTGATATCGTAGTTGGATGAACAAAAATTTTGAATTTCCTGTTCACTGCCTGGTTCCTGATGTCCAAACTGATTACAAGGGAAAGCCAATACAACCAACCCTTGCTCTTTATATTGGCGATACAACGTTTCCAGCTCCTGATATTGCGGCGTGAAACCACATTTACTTGCTGTATTTACTATTAATAAAACTTTGCCTTTATAATCGCCAAGCAGTTTGTTCTGCCCATCGATTGTTCTTACGTAATAATCATAAATATCCATCATTATTTATAACACCATTCAATTTATTATGATTAGAAAAAATCCTACAGGTGATAGTCCGATTGTCCATGAAAGTGCATTTGTTGATCCTACCGCTATACTATGTGGACGTGTGGTCATACACGAAAATGTATTTATCGGACCTTATGTCGTTATTCGCGCTGATGAAGTCGATGAAAACGGCCAAATGGAACCCATCACAGTGGGCGCGCATTCCAATATTCAGGATGGTGTTGTTATTCATTCCAAATCGGGCGCAGCAGTAACAATTGGGGAACGTACTTCCATTGCTCACCGGGCGATTGTGCATGGTCCTTGTATTGTTGGCCCGGGTGCATTCATTGGGTTCAATAGTGTACTATTTAACTGCACTGTCGGCGAAGGTTGTGTTGTTCGTCATAATTCAGTGGTGGATGGTTGCGATCTTCCTGCTGGATTTTATGTTCCCTCCACAGAAAGAATCGGACCCAAAACGGATCTAGCATCCATTAAAAAAGTAGCGCCTTGGGCTTCAGAATTTTCCGAAGATGTCGCCAAAACAAATAACACTCTCGTCCAAGGATATAAGCGCATTCAAAATGAGCTTTAAAGTGTCACTGAAAACGCCACCCACAAAGTAGCTAACAATGTAAACAGTTCTCAGAGTCCCCTTAATAATCCTTGAGACAAAATAGGTAAGCTTCGCAACTATACCTGTTGCTTCATTATTTTTTAGATCAAAGATTCAGTTTATGAAAAAATCAGTATTGATTACCGGCTGTTCCAGCGGGATTGGCTACAGTGTTGCTCATGGATTGCAAGCGCGTGGCTACCGAGTTTTTGCCACCGCACGTAAAGCAGAAGATGTAGCAACTTTGCAAGCAGAAGGGTTAGAGAGCTTGCAGCTTGACTTGAATGATTCAACCTCTATTAGTCAAGCAGTTGAAGAAGTGCTTACTCGTAACAATGGCCAACTGTATGCTTTGTTTAATAATGGCGGCTACGGTTTGCCTGGTGCCGTTGAAGATCTGAGTCGGGATGCGTTACGCGCCCAATTTGAAACCAATTTCTTTAGCTGGGTAGAATTGACCAATTTAGTGCTACCAGCTATGCGCAAACAAGGTTACGGACGTATTATCCAGAACAGTTCCGTGCTTGGTTTTGCCGCTATGCCATTTCGTGGTGCATATAACGCTTCCAAATTTGCAATTGAAGGCTGGAGTGACACTTTGCGGTTAGAGCTAAGAGGAAGTGGTATTTTTGTCAGTTTAGTTGAGCCTGGTCCTATCTCTACCAAGTTTCGCTCCAATGCTATGAAAGCATTCGAACAATACATAGATGTCGAAAAAAGCATTCATCGCGAAAGATATCTAGCCATTCTTAACCGGCTTAACAAACAAGGACCAGCGGTTCCTTT encodes the following:
- a CDS encoding DNA ligase, with translation MVSEKTIEERLKTLRTTITLHNYHYYTQDTPTIPDADYDALFRSLQQLEQQYPHLITPDSPTQRVGAPPLKLFAKYTHQTPMLSLNNAFTADEVIAFDRRIREILAVDQVDYALEPKFDGLAVSLIYTDGVLTKGATRGDGYTGEDITLNLRTLPSIPLHLQTNSVIQQLEVRGEVVMLKADFEHLNEQQRSRGDKLFVNPRNAAAGSLRQLDSNITATRKLTFFAYDAVFPVQNQPDFSKHSEILDYLQSQFFLIAQQTDTTTGVAGLLAYHQQMSALRPSLPYEIDGVVYKVDQLAQQEQLGYISRAPRFALAHKFPAQEVSTELLAIEIQVGRTGALTPVARLAPVFVGGVTVTNATLHNEDEIQRKQIMIGDTVIIRRAGDVIPEVVSVILEKRPVDAHAFIMPEHCPVCGSKAVRLPGEAVTRCTGGLYCPAQRKQAIWHFASRRAMNIDGLGEKLVDQLISNELVRTPADLYKLDTAMLVGLERMAEKSANNLITAIEHSKNTTLARFIYALGIRHVGETTAKTLAHQIGDLEQLMAMNAEQLQQIPDIGPVVARSITDFFAEAHNRTVIQQLLASGLQWPSSNSTAHSSSAINVAVAGRTFVLTGTLASMTREQAKSSIEQQGGKVTGSVSAATNYVVAGEKPGSKHARAVELGIPILDENQLLLLLQSTPENE
- a CDS encoding S-methyl-5'-thioinosine phosphorylase; its protein translation is MIAIIGGRRLNKLACLKISHRQVVRTPYGEPSGSLFFGTINTQEVVFLSRHGHGITIPPHAVNYRANIWALHAQQVKMIIAVTSVAGIHQDMQPGKIVIPDQIIDYTHSRAATFQDRSDQIISNIDFTQPYCQKARASLLQAAQTAGESVIDGGVYAATQGPRFETAAEINRLERDGADMVGMTGMPEAILARELDISYATIAAIANYAAGRGTSKQAIPLRAAHETLENTMVNVRNILEHLVRNNND
- a CDS encoding peptide deformylase, producing the protein MIKPVLKMGDPRLLQPAQPVEQFDTSELQELLQDMQDTMAALNGAGLAAPQIGVGLQVVIFGVTHSPRYPSAESVPFTVLINPTLTPLSNDQEEDWEGCLSIPGMRGLVPRYTQLRYQGVDEKGGAIDRTVSGFHARVVQHECDHLQGILYPMRIDDLRKFGYTDTFFPDQAIIDD
- a CDS encoding ribosomal protein S12 methylthiotransferase, whose protein sequence is MTSTSSSHPAIPRIGFISLGCPKATVDSERILTCLRAEGYLIAPNYAEADLVVVNTCGFIDSAVTESLETIGEALTENGKVIVTGCLGTKKDIIRQAHPSVLAVTGPQATEEVMAAIHQHLPKPHDPYLDLVPPQGIKLTPKHYAYLKISEGCNHRCTFCIIPSMRGDLVSRSARDVLLEAQSLVNSGVKELLIISQDTSAYGVDIKYRSDFWQGKPIRTRITELAQALGEFGIWIRLHYVYPYPHVDELIPLMAEGKLLPYLDIPFQHANARILKLMKRPANSENVLARIQQWRAICPDITLRSTFIVGFPGETEEEFEELLAFLEEAQLDRVGAFTYSPVKGATANALPNHTPPEVQQERLARFMQQQEKISKQRLAMKKGQQLRVLVDTVDEQGAIARSYADAPEIDGVVYINNGTDLKPGSWVDVRITDTDIHDLWAEKLPSTPIRI
- a CDS encoding putative 3-methyladenine DNA glycosylase, with amino-acid sequence MNSASSLDIDFSAPAAEVAPALIGVILTLNGVGGRIVEVEAYDHDDPASHCFGGITPRNQVMFGPPCHAYVYRSYGIHWCFNIVCCPPGHGAGVLIRAIEPLFGIDTMRTRRGMDNVRLLCAGPGRLCQALGITMEQSGTAVNRPPFQLLPATEPVTVVTGPRIGISKAKETPWRFGLADSRFLSRSFCQ
- a CDS encoding hydroperoxy fatty acid reductase gpx1, whose product is MMDIYDYYVRTIDGQNKLLGDYKGKVLLIVNTASKCGFTPQYQELETLYRQYKEQGLVVLAFPCNQFGHQEPGSEQEIQNFCSSNYDISFPLFAKIEVNGKDAHPLYQYLKSEQPGLLGSKRIKWNFTKFLVDKTGRVVRRYAPIDQPKALVGDIEQLL
- a CDS encoding carnitine operon protein CaiE, with amino-acid sequence MIRKNPTGDSPIVHESAFVDPTAILCGRVVIHENVFIGPYVVIRADEVDENGQMEPITVGAHSNIQDGVVIHSKSGAAVTIGERTSIAHRAIVHGPCIVGPGAFIGFNSVLFNCTVGEGCVVRHNSVVDGCDLPAGFYVPSTERIGPKTDLASIKKVAPWASEFSEDVAKTNNTLVQGYKRIQNEL